One segment of Streptomyces sp. NBC_00576 DNA contains the following:
- a CDS encoding sensor histidine kinase, with product MATTPAPPKAPPKPTWDPRKPQQLPWLRPTIRIRLTLLYGGMFLIAGILLLSIIYLLAAQAIRGGNNQSFQISGSGVSITSETCPVLNAATNDVQLNAALKSCNDALRQHALDDLLSRSLLTLLGLAVIAFAFGYAMAGRVLTPLGRITRTARAVAGSDLSRRIELDGPDDELKELADTLDDMLERLQRAFTAQQRFVGNASHELRTPLAINRTLLEVHLSDPGAPPELQQLGKTLLATNERSEQLVEGLLLLARSDNQIVERKPVDLAEVASQAVDQTHAEAEAKGVVFRGKCDPAVVQGNGVLLERIALNLVQNAVRYNVPEDGWVEVTTAVQHGQAVLVVSNTGPVVPAYEIDNLFEPFRRLRTERTGSDKGVGLGLSIARSVARAHGGHISAQPREGGGLVMRVALSI from the coding sequence ATGGCCACGACACCCGCTCCCCCGAAGGCGCCTCCGAAGCCCACCTGGGACCCGAGGAAGCCGCAGCAGCTGCCCTGGCTGCGCCCGACCATCCGCATACGCCTCACGCTGCTCTACGGCGGCATGTTCCTGATCGCCGGCATCCTGCTGCTGTCGATCATCTATCTGCTGGCCGCCCAGGCCATCCGCGGAGGCAACAACCAGTCGTTCCAGATCTCCGGCAGCGGCGTCAGCATCACCAGCGAGACATGTCCGGTGCTGAACGCCGCGACCAATGACGTCCAGCTCAACGCGGCGCTCAAGTCGTGCAACGACGCCCTGCGGCAGCACGCCCTGGACGACCTGCTCAGCCGTTCGCTGCTCACGCTGCTGGGCCTCGCCGTGATCGCCTTCGCCTTCGGTTACGCCATGGCCGGCCGGGTCCTTACGCCGCTCGGCCGGATCACCCGCACGGCCCGCGCGGTGGCCGGCTCGGACCTGTCCCGCAGGATCGAGCTGGACGGCCCCGACGACGAGCTGAAGGAGCTGGCGGACACCCTCGACGACATGCTGGAGCGCCTCCAGCGGGCGTTCACCGCTCAGCAGCGATTCGTCGGCAACGCCTCGCACGAGCTGAGAACGCCGCTGGCGATCAACCGAACGCTCCTCGAGGTGCACCTGTCGGATCCGGGGGCGCCGCCGGAGCTCCAGCAGCTGGGCAAGACGCTGCTGGCGACCAACGAGCGCAGCGAGCAGCTCGTCGAGGGGCTGCTGCTGCTCGCCCGCAGCGACAACCAGATCGTCGAGCGGAAACCGGTCGACCTCGCCGAGGTCGCCTCGCAGGCCGTCGATCAGACGCATGCCGAGGCGGAGGCCAAGGGGGTCGTGTTCCGCGGGAAGTGCGATCCCGCGGTCGTCCAGGGCAATGGCGTGCTGCTGGAGCGGATCGCGCTGAACCTCGTACAGAACGCGGTGCGATACAACGTGCCGGAGGACGGCTGGGTCGAGGTGACCACCGCGGTCCAGCACGGGCAGGCGGTGCTGGTGGTGTCGAACACGGGTCCCGTGGTCCCGGCGTACGAGATCGACAACCTCTTCGAGCCCTTCAGGAGGCTGCGTACGGAGCGAACGGGCAGCGACAAGGGTGTGGGCCTCGGACTGTCGATCGCGCGCTCTGTGGCGCGCGCTCACGGCGGTCATATCTCGGCCCAGCCGCGTGAGGGGGGTGGGCTCGTGATGCGAGTCGCCCTTTCTATCTGA
- a CDS encoding response regulator transcription factor, whose protein sequence is MRVLVVEDEQLLADAVATGLRREAMAVDVVYDGAAALERIGVNDYDVVVLDRDLPLVHGDDVCRKIVELGMPTRVLMLTASGDVSDRVEGLEIGADDYLPKPFAFSELTARVRALGRRTSLPLPPVLERAGIKLDPNRREVFRDGKEVQLAPKEFAVLEVLLRSEGAVVSAEQLLEKAWDENTDPFTNVVRVTVMTLRRKLGEPPVIVTVPGSGYRI, encoded by the coding sequence GTGCGCGTACTCGTCGTCGAGGACGAGCAACTGCTCGCCGATGCGGTGGCCACCGGACTGCGCCGGGAGGCCATGGCCGTCGACGTCGTGTACGACGGTGCGGCGGCCCTGGAGCGCATCGGCGTCAACGACTATGACGTGGTCGTCCTCGACCGGGACCTCCCGCTGGTGCACGGCGACGATGTCTGCCGCAAGATCGTCGAGCTCGGCATGCCCACACGCGTGCTGATGCTCACGGCTTCCGGAGATGTCAGTGACCGGGTCGAGGGACTGGAGATCGGCGCCGACGACTACCTCCCCAAGCCCTTCGCCTTCAGCGAGCTGACGGCACGCGTGCGTGCCCTCGGCCGGCGTACGAGCCTGCCGCTGCCGCCCGTCCTGGAGCGCGCCGGCATCAAGCTCGACCCGAACCGCCGCGAGGTCTTCCGCGACGGCAAGGAGGTCCAGCTCGCGCCCAAGGAGTTCGCCGTCCTTGAGGTGCTGCTGCGCAGCGAGGGTGCGGTCGTCTCCGCCGAGCAGCTCCTGGAGAAGGCCTGGGACGAGAACACCGACCCGTTCACCAACGTCGTACGGGTGACCGTGATGACCCTGCGTCGCAAGCTGGGCGAGCCCCCTGTGATCGTCACCGTGCCCGGTTCCGGCTACCGGATCTGA
- a CDS encoding D-arabinono-1,4-lactone oxidase encodes MSSTVSGKSGTWRNWAGNVTARPVREVTPASVEELSAAVRKAAVDGLKVKAVGTGHSFTATAATDGVLIRPQLLTGIRNVDRENMTVTVEAGTPLKRLNMALAREGLSLTNMGDIMEQTVSGATSTGTHGTGRESGSIAAQIRGLELVTADGSVLVCSEKENPEVFAAARVGIGALGIITAITFAVEPLFLLTAREEPMTFDKVTSTFDELWAENEHFEFYWFPHTGSTNTKRNNRSAGPEKPVNRITGWIEDEFLSNGVFQVAQLVGRTVPVTIPTIAQISSKALSARTYTDIPYKVYTSPRRVRFVEMEYAVPREALVATLRELKAMVDRSDMRISFPVEVRTAPADDIALSTASGRDSAYVAVHMFRGTPYQAYFTAAERIFTAHEGRPHWGKVHTRDAEYLAGVYPRFGEFTALRDRLDPERLFQNDYLRRVLGA; translated from the coding sequence TTGAGCAGCACAGTGAGCGGCAAGAGCGGCACGTGGCGTAACTGGGCGGGCAACGTCACCGCCCGGCCCGTCCGGGAGGTCACGCCCGCTTCCGTGGAGGAACTGTCCGCCGCCGTGCGAAAGGCAGCCGTGGACGGTCTGAAGGTTAAGGCCGTCGGCACCGGTCACTCCTTCACCGCGACCGCCGCCACCGACGGGGTGTTGATCCGCCCTCAACTCTTGACCGGCATCCGCAATGTTGACCGCGAGAACATGACGGTCACGGTCGAGGCGGGCACTCCACTCAAGAGACTCAACATGGCTCTCGCTCGCGAGGGGCTGTCGCTCACGAACATGGGCGACATCATGGAGCAGACGGTCTCGGGTGCCACCAGCACCGGCACGCACGGCACCGGCCGCGAGTCGGGTTCGATAGCCGCCCAGATCAGGGGGCTAGAGCTGGTGACGGCGGACGGTTCGGTGCTCGTCTGCTCCGAGAAGGAGAATCCCGAGGTCTTCGCGGCGGCCCGGGTCGGCATCGGCGCCCTGGGGATCATCACGGCGATCACGTTCGCCGTGGAGCCCCTCTTCCTGCTCACCGCCCGCGAGGAGCCGATGACCTTCGACAAGGTCACCAGCACGTTCGACGAACTCTGGGCCGAGAACGAGCACTTCGAGTTCTACTGGTTCCCGCACACCGGCAGCACCAACACCAAGCGCAACAACCGCAGCGCGGGCCCCGAGAAGCCGGTCAACCGGATCACCGGCTGGATCGAGGACGAGTTCCTCTCCAACGGCGTCTTCCAGGTGGCCCAGTTGGTCGGCCGCACAGTGCCGGTCACGATCCCGACGATCGCCCAGATCTCCAGCAAGGCCCTGTCCGCGCGGACCTACACCGACATCCCTTACAAGGTCTACACGTCGCCTCGCAGGGTGCGCTTCGTGGAGATGGAGTACGCCGTTCCGCGCGAGGCCCTGGTGGCGACGCTGCGCGAACTCAAGGCGATGGTCGACCGGTCGGACATGCGGATCAGCTTCCCCGTGGAGGTGCGCACGGCCCCCGCGGACGACATCGCGCTCTCCACGGCCTCGGGCCGCGACAGCGCCTACGTCGCCGTCCACATGTTCCGCGGAACGCCCTACCAGGCGTACTTCACCGCCGCCGAACGCATCTTCACGGCACACGAGGGACGACCGCACTGGGGCAAGGTGCACACGCGGGACGCGGAGTACCTCGCCGGTGTCTACCCCCGCTTCGGGGAGTTCACCGCCCTTCGGGACCGGCTCGACCCTGAACGTCTGTTCCAGAATGACTACTTGCGGCGGGTTCTCGGCGCGTAG
- a CDS encoding DUF3710 domain-containing protein, giving the protein MFGRRKKKGAAEDAAGEAEQVVDSVDTEADEAAGSRARVRLEPEPRPDGPWDDTEVREPGEGRVDLGGLFVPGVDGMELRVEVAGDAIVAATVVLRDSAVQLQAFAAPKREGIWGEVREEIAGGITQQGGIVDEVEGPLGWELRAQVPVQLPDGTGGFQVVRFVGVDGPRWFLRGVISGQGAVQPQAAGLLEQIFRDTVVVRGEGPMAPRDPIVLKLPNDAQMVPEGVQQEEAGSRFSGGMGQLQRGPEITEVR; this is encoded by the coding sequence GTGTTCGGACGTCGCAAGAAGAAGGGTGCCGCCGAGGACGCGGCCGGCGAGGCCGAGCAGGTCGTCGACAGCGTCGACACTGAGGCGGACGAAGCAGCGGGTTCGCGTGCGCGCGTCCGGCTGGAGCCGGAGCCGCGTCCCGACGGACCCTGGGACGACACCGAGGTGCGCGAGCCCGGCGAGGGCCGAGTGGACCTGGGCGGACTGTTCGTGCCCGGAGTCGACGGCATGGAGCTGCGGGTCGAGGTCGCGGGCGACGCGATCGTCGCGGCGACCGTCGTGCTGCGCGACAGCGCCGTGCAGCTCCAGGCCTTCGCCGCGCCCAAGCGTGAAGGTATTTGGGGCGAGGTGCGCGAGGAGATCGCCGGCGGCATCACCCAGCAGGGTGGCATCGTCGACGAGGTCGAAGGGCCGCTGGGTTGGGAGCTGCGGGCGCAGGTGCCGGTGCAACTGCCGGACGGCACGGGTGGTTTCCAGGTCGTGCGGTTCGTCGGCGTGGACGGTCCGCGGTGGTTCCTGCGGGGTGTCATCTCCGGGCAGGGTGCCGTGCAGCCGCAGGCCGCCGGTCTGCTGGAGCAGATCTTCCGGGACACCGTCGTCGTCCGTGGCGAGGGGCCGATGGCGCCTCGCGACCCGATCGTCCTGAAGCTGCCGAACGACGCGCAGATGGTGCCCGAGGGCGTCCAGCAGGAGGAGGCCGGTTCCCGCTTCTCCGGCGGCATGGGCCAGCTGCAGCGCGGACCGGAGATCACCGAGGTTCGCTAG
- a CDS encoding PaaI family thioesterase, which translates to MSGPSAALKPPADAVAPVRHPDAPAPGELLGSHYEQCFGCGIGQAHGLHLAARAGDGVTVTAEFTVRAAHQGAPGLAHGGVLASALDETLGSLNWLLRTIAVTGRLETEFVRPVPVGTLLYLEAEVTAVARRKIYSTATGRIGGPDGPVAVRADALFIEVKVDHFIDNGRPEEIQAAMSDPDQIRRARAFEVNP; encoded by the coding sequence GTGAGTGGTCCTTCCGCAGCTCTGAAGCCTCCCGCCGACGCCGTGGCGCCCGTGCGGCACCCGGACGCGCCCGCGCCCGGAGAGCTCCTCGGCTCCCACTACGAACAGTGTTTCGGATGTGGAATCGGGCAGGCCCACGGGCTGCACCTCGCCGCGCGGGCCGGAGACGGGGTCACGGTCACCGCCGAGTTCACCGTGCGGGCCGCCCACCAGGGTGCCCCTGGCCTCGCCCACGGCGGCGTGCTCGCCAGCGCGCTGGACGAAACGCTCGGCTCGCTGAACTGGCTGCTGCGTACCATCGCGGTGACCGGACGGCTGGAGACCGAGTTTGTCCGGCCCGTGCCTGTCGGCACCCTGCTGTACCTGGAGGCCGAGGTCACGGCGGTGGCCCGGCGGAAGATCTACTCGACCGCGACCGGACGCATCGGAGGCCCCGACGGGCCCGTCGCGGTGCGTGCCGACGCCCTCTTCATCGAGGTCAAGGTCGACCACTTCATCGACAACGGCCGCCCGGAGGAGATCCAGGCAGCCATGAGCGACCCGGACCAGATCCGACGCGCCCGCGCATTCGAGGTGAACCCGTGA
- the dut gene encoding dUTP diphosphatase, with the protein MSPAPTGREPLDVLIRRVDPDVPLPAYAQPGDAGADLRTTEGCELAPGERAVLPTGVSVALPDGYAAFVHPRSGLAARCGVALVNAPGTVDAGYRGEIKVIVVNLDPYETVRFERFDRIAQLVVQQVEKVRFREVAELPGSARAEGGFGSTGGHASVGGGSGHSGQAALGGTTGGNRYASVVSDREGQ; encoded by the coding sequence GTGAGCCCCGCACCCACGGGCCGTGAGCCCCTGGACGTTCTCATCCGGCGCGTCGATCCGGACGTACCGCTTCCGGCGTATGCGCAGCCGGGTGACGCCGGGGCCGATCTGCGGACCACGGAGGGGTGCGAACTGGCGCCCGGGGAACGGGCTGTTCTGCCCACCGGTGTGTCTGTCGCGCTCCCGGACGGGTACGCGGCCTTCGTGCACCCTCGTTCGGGGCTCGCGGCCCGGTGCGGTGTCGCTCTGGTGAATGCCCCGGGGACGGTTGACGCCGGGTACCGTGGGGAGATCAAGGTGATCGTGGTGAATCTCGACCCGTACGAAACCGTGCGATTCGAGCGCTTCGACAGGATTGCCCAACTGGTTGTCCAGCAGGTCGAGAAGGTCCGCTTCCGGGAGGTCGCGGAACTTCCCGGCTCGGCGCGGGCCGAGGGGGGCTTCGGGTCCACCGGCGGTCACGCCTCGGTGGGCGGTGGAAGCGGTCACAGCGGTCAGGCCGCATTGGGCGGCACAACGGGTGGGAATCGATACGCTTCGGTCGTATCCGACCGGGAAGGACAGTGA
- a CDS encoding MFS transporter: MPSPYRALFAAPGSSRFTAAGFLGRMPLSMMGIGVVTMVSQLTGRYGLAGALSATIALAAAVAGPQVSRLVDQYGQRRVLRPATLCTLLASAGLLLAAHFGWPDWVLFVCGAGIGCVPSVGAMTRARWAAVYRDTPQLHTAYSFESVMDEVCFIFGPIISIGLSTAWFPEAGPLLAACFLAVGVFWLTSQRETEPKPHPRAQHRGGSALRSPGLQVLVVTFAATGAIFGAVDVVTVAFAEERGHQGAASVVLALYAAGSCAAGAVFGLLHLPGAPERRWLLGICAMAVSMIPLLLVGNLPFLAVTLFVAGLSIAPTMITTMSLIEQHVPRAQLTEGMTWVSTGLAVGVALGSSMSGWVIDAAGASAGYGVPVASGAVAVAVGFLGYRRLKRPAPCRGGTVEQHSERQERHVA, from the coding sequence GTGCCCAGCCCCTACCGCGCCCTTTTCGCCGCCCCCGGCTCCAGTCGCTTCACCGCCGCGGGGTTCCTCGGCCGGATGCCGCTGTCGATGATGGGCATCGGCGTCGTCACGATGGTCTCCCAGCTCACCGGCCGCTACGGGCTCGCGGGTGCCCTCTCGGCGACCATCGCCCTGGCCGCCGCGGTGGCGGGCCCGCAGGTCTCGCGCCTGGTCGACCAGTACGGGCAGCGCCGCGTGCTGCGCCCCGCGACGCTCTGCACCCTGCTGGCCTCGGCCGGGCTGTTGCTCGCCGCGCACTTCGGGTGGCCGGACTGGGTGCTGTTCGTGTGCGGCGCCGGCATCGGCTGCGTTCCGAGCGTCGGCGCGATGACCCGGGCGCGCTGGGCGGCCGTCTACCGGGACACCCCGCAGCTGCACACCGCGTACTCCTTCGAGTCCGTGATGGACGAGGTCTGCTTCATCTTCGGGCCGATCATCTCGATCGGGCTGTCCACGGCGTGGTTCCCGGAGGCGGGGCCGCTGCTCGCCGCCTGTTTCCTGGCGGTCGGCGTGTTCTGGCTGACGTCCCAGCGCGAGACCGAGCCGAAGCCGCATCCGCGGGCGCAGCACAGGGGCGGCTCGGCGCTGCGCTCCCCCGGTCTCCAGGTCCTCGTGGTCACCTTCGCGGCGACCGGGGCGATCTTCGGGGCCGTCGATGTGGTCACCGTCGCCTTCGCCGAGGAGCGGGGCCATCAGGGCGCCGCGAGCGTCGTGCTGGCCCTCTACGCGGCGGGCTCCTGCGCAGCAGGAGCCGTGTTCGGGCTGCTGCACCTCCCGGGAGCCCCGGAACGTCGGTGGTTGCTGGGCATATGTGCGATGGCCGTGAGTATGATCCCCCTCCTACTGGTCGGAAACTTGCCGTTTCTGGCCGTGACGCTGTTCGTTGCGGGTCTGTCCATCGCTCCCACGATGATCACGACGATGTCCCTCATCGAACAGCACGTACCACGCGCACAATTGACCGAGGGCATGACCTGGGTGAGCACCGGGCTCGCGGTCGGCGTCGCGCTCGGCTCCTCCATGTCCGGCTGGGTGATCGACGCCGCCGGTGCGAGCGCCGGGTACGGGGTTCCGGTGGCGTCCGGGGCCGTTGCGGTCGCGGTTGGTTTCCTGGGGTACCGCCGGCTGAAGAGGCCGGCTCCGTGTCGGGGAGGCACCGTTGAGCAGCACAGTGAGCGGCAAGAGCGGCACGTGGCGTAA
- a CDS encoding inositol monophosphatase family protein, whose protein sequence is MTDPLLPELLRLAQEAARRAGELLRDGRPADLAVAATKSSPIDVVTEMDIAAEKLITDVISDQRPDDGFLGEEGASSEGSSGIRWVIDPLDGTVNYLYGLPTWSVSIAAERDGERIVGVVAAPMRGETYHAVRGGGAWATGAWEGERRLAVRPAPPLDQALVSTGFNYVAEVKAHQAEVARQLIPLLRDIRRGGSAAVDLCDVAAGRLDGYYERGLNAWDVAAGDLIAREAGAQTGGRPGERPSRDLTVAGTPGVFEPLQRLLEDFGAWHD, encoded by the coding sequence GTGACCGACCCCCTGCTGCCCGAACTGCTCCGGCTCGCCCAGGAGGCGGCCCGCCGTGCGGGAGAGCTGCTACGGGACGGCCGGCCGGCCGATCTCGCGGTCGCCGCCACCAAGTCCAGCCCCATCGACGTCGTCACGGAGATGGACATCGCGGCGGAGAAGCTGATCACCGACGTGATCTCCGACCAGCGCCCGGACGACGGTTTCCTCGGCGAAGAGGGCGCCTCCAGCGAGGGCAGCAGCGGCATCCGTTGGGTCATCGACCCGCTCGACGGCACGGTCAACTACCTGTACGGGCTGCCTACTTGGTCCGTCTCCATCGCGGCCGAGCGGGACGGCGAGCGGATCGTCGGCGTGGTCGCGGCGCCGATGCGCGGCGAGACGTATCACGCCGTGCGCGGCGGGGGAGCCTGGGCCACCGGGGCCTGGGAGGGCGAACGCCGACTGGCCGTCCGCCCGGCCCCGCCCCTGGACCAGGCCCTGGTGTCGACGGGCTTCAACTACGTCGCCGAGGTCAAGGCCCACCAGGCCGAGGTGGCCCGGCAACTGATCCCGCTGCTGCGCGACATCCGGCGTGGTGGCTCGGCGGCGGTCGACCTGTGCGATGTGGCGGCGGGCCGCCTGGACGGCTACTACGAGCGGGGTCTCAACGCCTGGGACGTCGCCGCGGGTGACCTGATCGCCCGAGAGGCGGGCGCGCAGACAGGTGGGCGCCCCGGAGAGCGCCCGTCACGGGATCTGACGGTCGCGGGCACCCCCGGCGTCTTCGAACCCCTCCAACGCCTCCTGGAGGACTTCGGCGCCTGGCACGACTGA
- a CDS encoding DUF3093 domain-containing protein, translated as MQLSASPYEERLTAPRSWWLISFLVGVSFALILLPFGTLPLLGGLVGGTAVAAVAASSYGSIRIRVVGDALIAGEAKIPVAALGEAEILDAEEARAWRTYKADTRAFMLLRSYIPTALRVQVTDPKDPTPYLYLSTREPEQLVAALESARAAAARDAG; from the coding sequence ATGCAGCTTTCCGCCTCCCCCTACGAAGAACGCCTCACGGCCCCCCGCTCCTGGTGGCTGATCTCGTTCCTGGTCGGCGTCTCCTTCGCCCTGATCCTGCTCCCGTTCGGCACGCTGCCCCTGCTCGGCGGCCTGGTGGGCGGTACCGCGGTGGCCGCGGTGGCGGCGAGTTCGTACGGCTCGATCCGGATCCGGGTCGTGGGCGACGCGTTGATCGCGGGCGAGGCGAAGATCCCGGTGGCGGCCTTGGGCGAGGCGGAGATCCTGGACGCGGAGGAAGCGCGCGCCTGGCGCACGTACAAGGCGGACACCCGCGCCTTCATGCTCCTGCGCTCCTACATCCCCACGGCACTGCGCGTGCAGGTCACGGACCCCAAGGACCCCACCCCGTACCTGTATCTGTCGACACGGGAGCCCGAACAGCTGGTGGCGGCACTGGAATCGGCGCGGGCGGCCGCTGCGCGCGACGCGGGCTGA
- a CDS encoding ferrochelatase translates to MRDALDATPYDALLLLSFGGPEGPDDVVPFLENVTRGRGIPKERLKEVGQHYFLFGGVSPINDQNRALLDALRKDFADHGLDLPVYWGNRNWAPYLTDTLREMVQDGRRRILVLATSAYASYSGCRQYRENLADSLAALESEGLDLPEVDKLRHYFNHPGFLEPMIEGVLTSLAELPEEVRDSAYLAFSTHSIPTASADTSGPVEDHGDGGAYVKQHLDTAQLIAGAVRERTGVDHPWRLVYQSRSGAPHIPWLEPDICDHLEALHGAGAPAVVIAPIGFVSDHMEVLYDLDTEAKAKAEELGLPMRRSATVGADPRFAAAIRELVLERAATESGQDVTPCALGALGATRNVCPVGCCPSRAPRPAAAGADSSYA, encoded by the coding sequence ATGCGAGATGCGCTCGACGCCACCCCCTACGACGCCCTGCTCCTGCTCTCCTTCGGCGGCCCCGAGGGCCCGGACGACGTGGTTCCGTTCCTGGAGAACGTGACACGCGGACGGGGCATCCCCAAGGAACGCCTCAAGGAAGTCGGACAGCACTACTTCCTGTTCGGCGGGGTCAGCCCGATCAACGACCAGAACCGCGCCCTCCTGGACGCCCTGCGCAAGGACTTCGCGGATCACGGTCTGGACCTGCCGGTCTACTGGGGCAACCGCAACTGGGCCCCGTATCTGACCGACACCCTGCGCGAGATGGTCCAGGACGGCAGACGCCGCATCCTCGTCCTCGCCACGAGCGCGTACGCCTCGTACTCGGGCTGCCGTCAGTACCGCGAGAACCTCGCGGACTCCCTGGCCGCCCTGGAGAGCGAGGGCCTCGACCTGCCCGAGGTCGACAAACTGCGGCACTACTTCAACCACCCGGGCTTCCTGGAGCCGATGATCGAGGGCGTGCTCACCTCCCTCGCCGAACTCCCCGAGGAAGTCAGGGACAGCGCGTACCTCGCCTTCTCGACCCACTCCATCCCGACAGCCTCCGCCGACACCTCCGGGCCCGTCGAGGACCACGGCGACGGTGGAGCGTACGTGAAGCAGCATCTGGACACCGCACAGCTGATCGCGGGCGCCGTGCGCGAGCGGACCGGCGTCGACCACCCCTGGCGGCTCGTCTACCAGTCGCGTTCCGGAGCCCCGCACATCCCGTGGCTGGAGCCCGACATCTGCGACCACCTGGAGGCGCTGCACGGCGCCGGGGCCCCGGCCGTCGTGATCGCGCCGATCGGGTTCGTGTCGGACCACATGGAGGTCCTGTACGACCTCGACACGGAGGCCAAGGCGAAGGCGGAGGAGTTGGGCCTGCCCATGCGCCGTTCCGCGACCGTGGGTGCCGACCCGCGCTTCGCCGCCGCCATCCGCGAACTCGTCCTGGAGCGGGCCGCCACCGAGAGTGGGCAGGACGTCACGCCGTGCGCCCTGGGCGCGCTCGGCGCGACCCGGAACGTCTGCCCCGTGGGCTGCTGCCCGTCCCGTGCCCCCAGGCCCGCCGCCGCGGGCGCCGACAGCTCGTACGCGTGA
- the sepH gene encoding septation protein SepH, protein MPELRVVAVSNDGTRLVLKAADSTEYTLPIDERLRAAVRGDRPRLGQIEIEVESHLRPRDIQARIRAGASAEEVAQLAGIPVDRVRRFEGPVLAERAFMAERARKTPVRRPGENAGPQLGEAVQERLVIRGAEKDTVQWDSWRRDDGTWEVLLVYLVAGEPHSASWTYDPPRRLVQAVDEEARSLIGESDDLAAPEPSFPFVPRIARLPRDRPLDRPVLPAPSSELTEEGVSASERDSLTSLLEAVPSFRGDMVVPERPSSTEAPEEPAPEPEVEEPPAPAASAGSAYADVLMPRSVGAHRDRLVGATDRQAEADGVRPGRRAAVPSWDEIVFGTRRKNKEQ, encoded by the coding sequence ATGCCCGAACTGCGTGTCGTGGCCGTCTCTAACGACGGCACACGGCTGGTGCTGAAGGCTGCGGACAGCACGGAGTACACGCTTCCGATCGATGAGCGTCTGCGCGCCGCTGTACGCGGCGACCGTCCCCGCCTCGGCCAGATCGAGATCGAGGTGGAGAGTCATCTCCGCCCCCGCGACATCCAGGCACGTATACGTGCCGGTGCGTCCGCGGAAGAGGTGGCGCAGCTCGCCGGGATTCCGGTCGATCGCGTACGCCGCTTCGAGGGCCCCGTGCTGGCCGAGCGAGCCTTCATGGCCGAGCGGGCCCGGAAGACTCCGGTCCGTCGGCCCGGCGAGAACGCCGGTCCACAGCTCGGCGAGGCCGTGCAGGAACGGCTGGTGATCCGAGGCGCCGAGAAGGACACCGTCCAGTGGGACTCCTGGCGCCGCGACGACGGCACCTGGGAAGTCCTGCTGGTCTACCTGGTGGCCGGCGAACCGCACTCGGCGAGCTGGACGTACGACCCGCCCCGGCGGCTCGTGCAGGCCGTCGACGAGGAGGCCCGCTCGCTGATCGGCGAGTCGGACGACCTCGCGGCGCCCGAGCCCAGTTTCCCGTTCGTACCGCGTATCGCCCGGCTGCCGCGCGACCGCCCGCTGGACCGTCCGGTCCTGCCCGCGCCGTCGTCCGAGCTCACCGAGGAAGGCGTGAGCGCGAGCGAGCGTGATTCGCTGACGAGCCTTCTGGAAGCGGTACCGAGTTTCCGCGGCGACATGGTCGTGCCGGAACGACCCTCCTCCACGGAAGCCCCGGAGGAACCGGCGCCCGAACCCGAGGTGGAGGAGCCTCCGGCTCCCGCGGCCTCGGCCGGCTCCGCGTACGCGGACGTGCTCATGCCCCGCTCGGTCGGCGCACACCGCGACCGTCTGGTCGGCGCCACCGACCGCCAGGCCGAGGCGGACGGCGTCCGTCCCGGCCGTAGAGCGGCGGTACCGAGCTGGGACGAGATCGTGTTCGGCACACGCCGGAAGAACAAAGAGCAGTAA
- a CDS encoding DUF4193 domain-containing protein, producing the protein MATDYDTPRKTDDDVDSDSLEELKARRNDKSTSSVDVDEFEAAEGLELPGADLSNEELAVRVLPKQQDEFTCMTCFLVHHRSQLAREKNGQPICRDCD; encoded by the coding sequence ATGGCAACGGATTACGACACCCCACGCAAGACCGACGACGACGTCGACTCGGACAGCCTTGAAGAACTCAAGGCGCGTAGGAACGACAAGTCGACTTCCTCCGTGGACGTCGACGAGTTCGAGGCCGCCGAGGGCCTCGAACTGCCCGGAGCGGACCTCTCGAACGAGGAGTTGGCCGTCCGGGTGCTGCCCAAGCAGCAGGACGAGTTCACATGCATGACCTGCTTCCTGGTGCACCACCGCAGCCAGCTGGCCCGCGAGAAGAACGGTCAGCCGATCTGCCGCGACTGCGACTGA